The DNA region TTGCAGCGCCATCGACATCATCAGCGAACGCCTCGACGCCCAGCGCCTGAACCTGCGCACGGTCCTGACCCTGGCCGACGGCGAGCGCCTGGACATCAACCCTGATAACAGTTGGCAGGTGATCTATGCCGTTTGAAACCCCTTCGCTGCCGGTGCTGATCAAACGCACCCAAAGCGACCTGGCCAGCGATTCGCTGCGCCAGTCCGATGCGCAAGTGCTGGCGCGCACCCTCGGTGGCGCCGCCTATGGCCTGTATGGCTATCTGAACTGGATCGCCGAGCAGATCCTCCCGGACAAGGCCGATGAGTCGACCCTGGAACGGATCGCCGCCCTGCGTCTGAACCAGCCGCGCAAAGCCGCACAATCGGCCAGTGGTAGCGTCAGCTTTACCGCCAGCGCTGGCGCTGTACTGGACGTCGATACGCTGCTGCAATCGAACGACGGTCGCATTTACAAAGTCACTTCCGCCCGCACCACCAGCAATGGCTTGAACAGCACCACCATCGCCGCCCTCGACGCCGGCAGCCTCGGGAATGCCGACGCCGGCATGACGCTGATTCCGGTGCAGCCGATTCTGGGCATTATCGGCAACAGCTTCACGGTGCTGGCGCCGGGGTTGACCGGCGGAATCGCTCGGGAAAGTCTGGAATCCCTGCGGTCCCGGGTGATTCGTTCTTACCGGATCATTCCTCACGGCGGTTCGGCGCAAGACTACGAAACCTGGGCGCTCGAATGTCCGGGAGTGACCCGTGCCTGGTGTCGCGGCAGCTATCCCGGCCCCGGCATTGTCAGTCTGTACATCATGCGGGACGACGATGCGCAACCCGTCCCCAATCCCGAGCAACTGGCTGAAGTCCAGGCCTACATCGAACCTCTGCGGCCAGTCACCGCCGAGTTGCGTGTGCTGCCACCGGTACAAGTACCGGTCGTTTACCGACTGAGCCTGAAGCCCGACACCACGGCCGTTCGCGCCGCCGTTGAGGCGCAACTGCGCGATCTGCATAACCGCGAAGGCGGCCTGGGCGACACCCTGCTGGTGAGTCACATCCGTGAAGCCATCAGCAGCGCGACCGGCGAAAGTGATCACAATCTCAAATCACCTACCGCCGACGTCGATGCTGCGAGCAACCAGTTGCTGACCTTCGGAGGTTGCGTATGGCAGTGATCAGAACCGCCGCGCAATACCAGGCCCAACTGCGCAGCCTGCTACCCAGCGGTCCCGCGTGGGACCCCGAGCGGGTCCCGGAACTCGAAGAAGTCCTTGAAGGCGTCGCCCAGGAACTGGCCCGCCTCGACGCTCGCGCCGCCGACCTGCTCAACGAAATGGACCCGGCCGGCGTCAGCGAACTGGTGCCGGACTGGGAGCGGGTGATGAACCTGCCCGACCCGTGCCTGGGCGCAACGCCACTGTTCGACGACCGCCGCCTCGCCGTACGCCGGCGACTGCTCGCTGTTGGCAGCCAAGCCATCAGCTACTACGTCGAAATCGCCAAGAGTCAGGGGTATCCGAACGCCACCATCACCGTGCTTGAAGTCCCGCGAATGGGGCGGGCCCGGTTTGGCCAGGCGCACTTCGGAACATGGCAGGCGCATTTCATGTGGACGCTCAACACCGGTGGCCGCCTGCTGCTGGGCCGACGTTTCGGCGCCAGTTATTGGGGCGAACGCTTCGGCATGAACCCGGGTTCTGCACTGGAATGCCAAATCCATCGCAGCTCACCGGCGCATACAAAGGTGCACATCAATTATGACTAGGGAGTAGAGGAATGGATTATCCGAAAAGTGTGCCCAGCGCCGGGTTGGTGAATGGGAAGTTTGTGGATGAGAACCCGTTGACCGGGACGCCGGGGTCGTTGATTCCGGCGGACTGGGGTAATGGTGTCACGAGTGAAGTCCTTGAGGTAATCACCGCTGCCGGCCTGACACCCAGTGAGTTCAATCTGACCCAGCTTTTGGGGGCGATTCGTAGTATCAGTCGTTCGTCTGCGGGTCTCGGCATCCAGCGATTCACTGCAAATGGCAGCTTCACTGTCCCGGCGGGCGTGACGAAGATTTGGCTCAGCGGTTGTGCCGGCGGTGCCGGTGGAGGTGCTTGTCCTGGTGGCACCAGCGCAATTGCTTCAGGAGGAGGTGGCGGCGGTGCCGGTCAACCGGTCATCAAACTATTGGTAGCGGTGACACCTGGACAGGTGATCCCGATTGTCATCGGCGCTGCGGGAACTGGAGGAAGCGCTGGTGTGGCTGCAACGGCTGGTGGCAATACGCTCGTGGGAGCATCAGGTGCTCTGCTTGTGTTATCCGGCGGTAGTCCAGGCCTTCCAGGTGTCAACGCCGCCGGGTTTGTTCCCGGCCCCACTGGAGGGCAGGGCTTCCCTGCAGGAGCGGACGCGACAGATACCGTATCCAGCGTAGCAGCTGGTTATGGGGGATTTGGGGCAAGCGGGCCTTTCGGTACCGGCGGAAGCTCCGCTCGTTCCGGCACGGGTTCAGGGTATCCCGGCAAACCGGCCTATGGCTTTGGCTCCGGTGGCGGTGGCGCGGGTGGTTACTACATTCCGGGATTAGGCAGCGCCCAGCCCGGTGCTCCGGGAGCGCCCGGCCTCATGATTGTTGAATGGTGAAGACATGACAAAACAAGTTCTTTATTGCCGTCACTCAGGCGTGGTCATTGAATGGCAAGACACCGAATTGTTCGCCTTTGCCGCGCCCGCGACTGATGCGAGCGTATTGCAAATTACCGCTGAGCAATGGGTCAGGAAAGAGTTGCCGCACCTGGTTTATAAGGGCGAGCTGACGAACGTAGTAATACCTCAACCCTCTCCAGGGCATTGCTGGGATGGAAGTCAGTGGGTATCGGATCCCGCCGATGCGTTGAGGCCGGAACATATGGAGATTGATCAGCTTTGTGCGCGGGTGGACGAGGCGGCTGACAATGCTCGTCAGGTCATTGGTGGCGATCCGCTTCGCTTGATGGAGTATGCAAATGCTGCTGCTCAGGCGCAGGTTTTCAAGGATGAGGGCTACCCAAAAAAGTCTGTACCACTGGCCGTGTCCGCCTGGGTTGTTAAAGGTCGGACAGCCCGGCAGGCGGCGGACCAGATTCTCGCTAAAGCCGCTCAATTCAATGAGAGCCTGCTGACACTTCGAACCCTTCGGTTGAAAGCTAAAGAACAAATCAAAGTTCATATCACCAAAGGCAAAACCGATCTCGCCAATCAAGTCAGTGATGGGGCGATTGCCGCTATCCGTAATGTGGTGAGCGACCTGGCTGGCTAGTTCATTCGAAATATCCGCTGTACCCAACGTCCACTCACCCGTGGGCGTTTTGTTTTTATTCAAACACGACCTGTTGCGCTGTTGTGCCAATAGCCATGCAGGGCTTTATTACAGGGAGCACAAACAATGGATTATCCAAAAAGCGTCCCCAGTGTCGGACTGGTCAATGGACGGTTTGTCGATGAAAATCCGGTGGCCGGTTCGCCTGGGTCGTTGATTCCGGCGGTGTGGGGCAATGCCGTTACGCAGGAGATTTTGAGTGTGGTGGCTGGCGCCGGGATGGCGCCGTTGGAGGCGGACACGGGGCAGTTGTTGAAGGCGATTCAGGCGATTATCGGTGTGAGCAGTCCGATGCGTTCGGTGGTGACCCGGCTAGCGGCATCGAAGCTGCTGGCGCCGGAAGAGCTCGGTCTGGTGCTGATTGATACAAGCCCTGGGGCCGCCACCGTTACCCTGCCATTGGCCAACACCGGCTTGGGGATTCGTGATGTGATCGTGCGACGGGTGGATAACACTGGTAATCGGTTGGTCGTTCGCTGTTCGGGAACAGATTCCATCAAGTTTCACACCCATCTGAGTGCGGGTGGCTATCCGTTTTTGGTGTTGATGGGGGCGGGCGATTGGTGGCATCTGCGCAGTGATGCCTCGGGTAACTGGTGGCCTGTTGGGCGGTATGACGGTACGACGCTGGGACGGGCAGTTTTTGAGACCTCTACGACGGTGATGCCGGGTGGATATGGTGCGCTCAATGGATCTCTGTTCAATCGTACCGAGTGGCCGTGGGTTTGGGATCACGCGCAGGCGTCGGGGATGCTCACCACCGAAGCGTTGCGCGCGGGTAAGGAGGGTATGTGGACCTCGGGCGACGGCGCCACGACCTTCCGTAGCCCAGAGGCCCGTGGTGAGTTTGTGCGAGTTCTTGATGAGTCGCGTACGGTGGATGCAAGCCGTGCGGCGGGTAGCTGGCAGGCCGGCCAAATCGAGTCTCACAACCACTCAACGCCGGGTGCCGGTTCCTTCGGCACACAGATGATGGGCGGCGGCTCCAACAACTACTCACTTTGGCAAGCCGGTGCTACCGGATTTTCCGGCGGATCAGAGACTCGCGGACGCAACATCGCCTATCCCGGCCGCATCAAACTTATCTGAGGTGTCCATGTTTAATTATCTGATTGATAACTCGGGCGCCTTGTCGGGGCCCGTGGAGTTCTTCGTGACGCCGGGAATCGGTATTCAACTGCCCAGTAATGCCGTGAAGTTTTCATTTGAATTGCCGCCTCCGGAACAGGGCCGTACATGGGCACTGGTCAATAATGTCCCGCGCGAAGTGATCGACCGGCGCGGTCTGGTGTATCGCAAAGAGGGCGGGGCTCAGCAGATCTGGAGTGAACTTGGGGAGCTGCCTGACGCCTTTACCACGACTCCATGGCCGGGTGAGTTTTATGTCTGGCGTGATAACACCTGGGAGTTGGACGACCAGGCGCGATTGGCGGATGTCAGGAATCAGGTGTTCACCAAACGAGACGCGCTACTTCGTGACGCAGTCCTGCGTATAGCCCCGCTTCAATATGCCGAAGATATCGGCGACGCCACTCACGATGAACAACTGGCATTGATGGAGTTGAAACTCTACAGCGTTGAGTTGAATCGCCTTGAACGGCAAGCAACCTTTCCTGCAGAGATCGACTGGCCTCAGGTTCCAGGCTCGGCCTGTGTTTATGCCCTACAACTTGAGTAGATCAAATGGACTATCCAAAAAGCGTCCCCAGTGCAGGACTGGTCAACGGTAGATTTGCCGATGAAAACCCGATAGCCGGAACTCCTGGCTCCCTGATTCCAGCCAGTTGGGGTAATAGCGTCACCCAGGAAATTCTCAACGCCATCACCGCCGCGGGGCTGATGCCTTCCGAGAATCAAACTGATCAGTTGAGCCTGGCCATTAAAGAGTTGGCCAAACTTGACCCGCAACAAAATTTTCCGGTGCAGGTTTATCGCAAGAACCTGGTGATTAACGGCAACTTCGATATCTGGCAGCGCGGTACGGTCAACTTGGGGCCTTACACCGGTGCTTATATCGCTGACCGTTTTCGTTGCGACTGGAACGGAAACGCCGGGGTGAATATTTCCC from Pseudomonas sp. ACM7 includes:
- a CDS encoding YmfQ family protein; translated protein: MAVIRTAAQYQAQLRSLLPSGPAWDPERVPELEEVLEGVAQELARLDARAADLLNEMDPAGVSELVPDWERVMNLPDPCLGATPLFDDRRLAVRRRLLAVGSQAISYYVEIAKSQGYPNATITVLEVPRMGRARFGQAHFGTWQAHFMWTLNTGGRLLLGRRFGASYWGERFGMNPGSALECQIHRSSPAHTKVHINYD
- a CDS encoding baseplate J/gp47 family protein — encoded protein: MPFETPSLPVLIKRTQSDLASDSLRQSDAQVLARTLGGAAYGLYGYLNWIAEQILPDKADESTLERIAALRLNQPRKAAQSASGSVSFTASAGAVLDVDTLLQSNDGRIYKVTSARTTSNGLNSTTIAALDAGSLGNADAGMTLIPVQPILGIIGNSFTVLAPGLTGGIARESLESLRSRVIRSYRIIPHGGSAQDYETWALECPGVTRAWCRGSYPGPGIVSLYIMRDDDAQPVPNPEQLAEVQAYIEPLRPVTAELRVLPPVQVPVVYRLSLKPDTTAVRAAVEAQLRDLHNREGGLGDTLLVSHIREAISSATGESDHNLKSPTADVDAASNQLLTFGGCVWQ
- a CDS encoding tail fiber assembly protein, with the translated sequence MFNYLIDNSGALSGPVEFFVTPGIGIQLPSNAVKFSFELPPPEQGRTWALVNNVPREVIDRRGLVYRKEGGAQQIWSELGELPDAFTTTPWPGEFYVWRDNTWELDDQARLADVRNQVFTKRDALLRDAVLRIAPLQYAEDIGDATHDEQLALMELKLYSVELNRLERQATFPAEIDWPQVPGSACVYALQLE
- a CDS encoding phage tail protein; the protein is MDYPKSVPSVGLVNGRFVDENPVAGSPGSLIPAVWGNAVTQEILSVVAGAGMAPLEADTGQLLKAIQAIIGVSSPMRSVVTRLAASKLLAPEELGLVLIDTSPGAATVTLPLANTGLGIRDVIVRRVDNTGNRLVVRCSGTDSIKFHTHLSAGGYPFLVLMGAGDWWHLRSDASGNWWPVGRYDGTTLGRAVFETSTTVMPGGYGALNGSLFNRTEWPWVWDHAQASGMLTTEALRAGKEGMWTSGDGATTFRSPEARGEFVRVLDESRTVDASRAAGSWQAGQIESHNHSTPGAGSFGTQMMGGGSNNYSLWQAGATGFSGGSETRGRNIAYPGRIKLI